A genomic segment from Saprospiraceae bacterium encodes:
- a CDS encoding SulP family inorganic anion transporter, translating to MKNNNIPNTTPKDGLEGLKQHFSSDLSSGFVIFLLALPLSLGIAKASEFPPIMGLVTAIIGGIVVTFFTGSKLTIKGPAAGLIVIIAGAVTEFGGGEAGWRMTLGVLVVAGLLQILFGVLKLGKLVDFFPLSAVHGMLAAIGLIIIAKQIPVLLNVNPDLVSGKGPFALFAAIPTFIQNLDPKVAIIGLVSLVIMMGWPLVKNPNLRKIPAPLLVLLFAIPTGVMMNLAGNAPAYTLVKVGNLADQIAYNVSFEGWSHIGIFIKYVVMVALVGSLESLLTVKAIDMIDFYKRKSDTNKDLIAIGIGNTLAALVGGIPMISEVARSSANVHNGGVTRWSNFFHGAFLLVFALLAYPLLEQIPNAALAAMLIAVGIKLTHPKEFIHTFKIGPEQLAIFTTTIFFTLFEDLLVGIGAGILLKIVIHVIRGVPFKSLFKASVVIKKEGNTHIVELGNSAVFSNYLGLKKQLESIPHGQEVKIEMSRTFLVDHSVMESLHHFEKDYQSAGGMVHLVGLEALAPLSSHPLAARKRNH from the coding sequence ATGAAAAACAATAATATACCGAATACAACACCCAAAGATGGATTGGAAGGACTAAAACAACATTTTAGTAGTGACCTAAGCTCCGGTTTTGTCATTTTCCTATTGGCATTGCCTTTGAGTTTAGGTATTGCCAAAGCCTCAGAGTTTCCGCCCATCATGGGATTAGTTACAGCCATTATTGGAGGTATAGTCGTTACTTTTTTTACAGGAAGTAAATTGACGATTAAAGGGCCAGCAGCAGGTTTGATTGTTATTATTGCCGGCGCGGTCACCGAGTTTGGGGGCGGAGAAGCCGGCTGGCGAATGACCCTTGGGGTATTAGTGGTTGCTGGACTATTGCAGATTTTATTTGGTGTTTTAAAACTGGGGAAACTCGTAGATTTTTTCCCTTTGTCTGCCGTACATGGAATGTTGGCAGCGATTGGGCTGATTATTATCGCCAAACAAATTCCTGTTTTACTTAATGTTAACCCGGATTTGGTGAGTGGAAAAGGGCCGTTTGCACTCTTTGCTGCGATACCAACCTTTATCCAGAATTTAGACCCAAAGGTTGCCATCATAGGTCTGGTCAGCTTGGTCATTATGATGGGCTGGCCATTAGTGAAAAATCCCAACTTAAGAAAAATTCCTGCGCCCTTATTAGTCTTACTATTTGCCATACCCACAGGAGTGATGATGAACTTAGCAGGGAATGCCCCCGCTTACACTTTAGTAAAAGTTGGCAATTTAGCCGATCAAATCGCCTACAATGTAAGTTTTGAAGGTTGGTCGCACATTGGTATCTTCATTAAATATGTGGTCATGGTGGCTTTGGTAGGTAGTTTAGAGAGTTTATTGACGGTAAAGGCAATTGATATGATTGACTTTTACAAGCGAAAATCGGATACCAATAAAGACTTAATTGCTATCGGCATAGGTAATACACTTGCTGCATTGGTTGGCGGGATACCAATGATTTCAGAGGTAGCCAGAAGTTCTGCCAATGTTCATAATGGTGGTGTAACCCGATGGTCCAATTTTTTCCACGGTGCCTTTTTATTGGTATTTGCCTTACTTGCCTACCCCTTACTGGAGCAAATTCCAAATGCGGCCTTAGCAGCGATGCTGATTGCTGTTGGTATAAAATTGACTCATCCAAAAGAATTTATTCACACTTTTAAAATTGGACCCGAGCAGCTCGCTATATTTACGACGACTATTTTCTTTACCCTTTTTGAAGATTTATTGGTAGGAATCGGTGCGGGCATCCTTCTCAAGATAGTAATCCATGTCATCCGAGGCGTTCCTTTTAAATCTTTGTTTAAGGCCTCTGTTGTCATTAAAAAAGAAGGAAATACACATATTGTTGAGTTAGGCAATTCCGCCGTTTTTTCTAATTACCTGGGGCTAAAAAAACAATTAGAATCTATTCCGCATGGACAGGAAGTTAAAATAGAAATGTCTCGCACCTTTTTAGTAGACCATTCCGTTATGGAAAGTCTACATCATTTTGAGAAAGATTATCAATCTGCTGGTGGGATGGTCCATTTAGTAGGGCTAGAGGCCCTGGCACCCTTATCAAGTCATCCGCTAGCAGCTAGAAAACGAAACCATTAA